CGGCCATACTGGATCAACCCGCCCCTCCAGGCGCCGAAATCGGATCCGATCAGGTTCCGGGCAATGCCCGGGAGGGGGCCGAAGGAGTAAATGACGGACCCACTGGAGGTATTGAATTCAAATGCGGCAATATCTCCGGACTCTGAAAGGCAGGCCTCTGCCACCATGTGGGATGGCGGGCGGAATTCGTCGTTTTGGAATTCCTCCTGCCGGCTGAAAACGCATTTGACAGGCTTCCCAACAGCTTTGGATAAAACGGCAGCTTCAATGGCATGTGATGTGTTGAGCCGCCGACCAAAACCGCCGCCCAGGTGGGTAGGTACCAGGTTCACCTGTTCTTTATCCAGCCCCAGGCGCCTCGCGATCTGGCCCCGCGTATGCCCGGGAACCTGCGTAGACAGTATTACGGTGGCCGCGTTTGGCTCCACATAGGCCAGGGCCCCGTTGGGTTCCAGTTGGGCATGGGCCCCGATCGGACTTTTGAATTCCGCCCGCACAGAAGTCCTGTCCCCCGATTCGAATACCCGTTTCGGGTTTCCCCGCTTCTGGATGACGTAAGGCGTTCCCTTGCCCACTTGCACAAGCGCTTCGATATCCCGGGTCTGCCAGTGGGTTTCCGCATTCCAGGTCACCCGAATAGCGTTCCTGGCGTTTTCCGCAGCCAGGGCCGAGGTGGCAACTACGCCGACAAAGTCCGGCTCCAGGCAGATTTTCACTACCCCGGGCATCCCTTCGGCTTCGCTTGTGTCGGCCGAAGCGAACCGGGCCCCGATATGGGAAGGCCTGGCCACTGCCCCATAGAGCATTTCCGGCATCTCCGTGTCCAAACCGTATATGGGGGCGCCGAATACCTTGTCGGCCAGGTCCGTCCGGGGGAGGGGCTCCCCGATACATTTAAAGTCCGATGCTTGCCGGAGCGGGGGGTTGTCCGGGACCTCCCAATGGTCCAGGGAGGCGATTACCTCCCCAAAAGACATCGAACGGTTTTCGGAACGGATCCGTCCCCCTTCGGCAACGAGTCCATCCACGGGCACATCCCAGAGTTGGGCGGCGCCCTGTTTCAACATTTCGCGCAGGGCTGCGCTGAGTTCCCGGAGTACAGGCCACAGGCTGCGGATACTCGTACTCCCCCCTGTTGCCACTTCATCGACATTGCCGCTGGCGGTTGGTGCGTGAACTACCCGGATTTGCGCATAGTCCGCTCCGAGTTCTTCCGCTGCAATCTGCGCCAGGCCGGTAAAAACACCCTGGCCCATTTCCACTTTCGGGGAATTCAGGATTATATGGTTTTCCGGGGTGATTTCGAACCAGAGGGCCGGGTCGTCGGGAGCCCCGAGGTAAGGCACATCGCCTTTGTCGATAAAGGCATTGAATTTCCGGCGAAGCGGGTTGCGCAGCAGGTAGGTGGTCCCCAGGGCGATGCCTGCCCCGCCGAGTAACGTGCGGACCACAAATTGCCGGCGTGACACCCCTTTTTTGGAATTCGACCCTGCCATTATTTCTGTGCTGTTTTTTTAATATCCGGGCGGGAAGGTACTTTCTCCGCGGCCCGGTCCGGGTCGGAGTCCTTTCCCTCCGTCACCAGGGTTGCGGCACGGTGGATGGCCCGGCGCATCCGAAAGTAGGTGCCGCACCGGCAGATATTTGTGATGGCTTTATCGATGTCGTCATTGGTGGGGGCAGGATTTTCCCGGAGCAGGGCAGCGGTGGCCATCATAAAACCGGGTTGGCAATACCCGCATTGGGGAACCACCTCTTCTATCCAGGCCTGTTGCACCGGGTGTGGAGCCTCCCGCGACCCGAGGCCCTCGATGGTGGTAATGGATTTCCCCTCGGCCATTGCCGCCGGATACGTGCAGGACCGCACCCCCCGGCCCTCAATGTGGATTGTGCACGCTCCGCAGGCAGCTTTCCCGCAACCAAACTTGGTCCCTTTTAAACCCAGGTAATCCCGGATGACCGACAAAAGCGGGATTTGCCCGTTTTCGAGCTGTATGGTCCGCTCTTCCCCGTTCACCAGAAGACGCAATGTCACATTTTCCCGATTCATGGTTGAATATAAGTGAAAGATACGCAACTTATAGCCGGCCCTTCCCGGGCTGCTCCGGGTTCAGGTGAGCACGCTGCCCGCCTGATGGATAGCATCGCCAATACCTCATTGCACAGGTTTTCCTGCATGGATTCCTACAGGTTCACCCGCCCGAACTGCATGTTTGCACCTTTTTTGCATTGGTTCACAACATTTTATTGGTTTCTTCCGGGGTTTCGGATTTATTCGTTTTATCAATTATTTAAAAAGTTTCCCTATGTACAAGCAGATCTATTTGGTGGATGATGAAAATTTGGTAAACACAATCAACACAATCCACTTTCGGCAACTGGGCCTGGAAGACAAGGTTCGCTCCTTCACGAACCCTGAATTGGCCCTGGACGACCTGAGGTTCCGGGAAGATACCAGCCAACGCACCCTGATCCTGCTGGATGTCAACATGCCCGAAATGACCGGGTTTGAGTTTCTGGAGTTTATGGAACTCGAGGAATTCGGCACCAATAACGAAGTCTTGCTCGTCACCTCTTCAGACAGTCAGGAAGACATGGAAACAGCCCGGCAATTTGCCCAGTACGTAAAAGGATTTATTACCAAGCCCCTGCGCATCGATCACCTGGAAGCCTATCTCCAACAGGCGAGTATTCCAAGCCGGTTGGTTGGATAACACCCAGATGCGGGCAATGGAGCCGCAGGGAGGGAGTTACCTGAATCCGATCTCCTCCAGGTTTTTAAAGCTGGTGGTAATGGCTTCAAGCGGTTCCATCCCATCGAAGGTCATGTCCTGCTCCACAATGTAATATTCCATCCCGGCCTTTTCTTTTGCTGCCAGGATGCTCGCAAAATCGATGGTGCCGGTGCCAACAGGCGCAAAACGGCCCTGCTCGTCCATGTCCTTGACGTGCCAGATTTTAAAGCGTCCCGGGTATTTGTCAAAATAGGCCAGTGGGTCTGCCCCTGCACGTGTCACCCAGTACAGGTCCATCTGGAAATTGACCAGGTCCGGATCTGTATTCTCCAGCATATATTCAATGGGCACGATTCCCTCCTCGTTGGGCTTAAACTCAAAATCGTGGTTGTGGTAAAGTAGTTCCAGGCCTGCTGCATCGCATTTCTCGGCCAGCGTATTGATGATGTCCGTCACTTCCTGAATGGTGCCCTGCATCCCGAGTGTCCGCGTTTCAGGATCGAAAGTAAAGTGGCCCATGGGGGGCACCGGGATCACGAAGTACCGGAATCCGGCGGCTTTGGTGTCGGCAATCATCTGGTCGGCGTTTTCCATTGTGACCCCACCCTGGTGTACGCTCAGGGGCTGCAGCCCCAACTCCCCGAGGTAGGATTTAAACTCCTCCGGCTCCATGCCGTAAAACTTTCCATCGGCATAATTGGTGCCTTCAATGTTTACATAGCCGATGTCGGCTACCTGCTTTAATGTGCCTTTCGGGTCTTCATCCATCAGGTTGCGAACCGTGTAGAGTGTGGCTCCCGGTGCGGGCTGGCCCGCATCCCCACCACATGAGGAAACGAGCAGCGCTGCAAAGAGGCAGCAGGAGCTCAGGACGAAGGAAATAGAATGTTTTAGCATAGCTGGTAGTTGTTTTAGTTTGGATAGTTTCTTGCCCGGAAGTTACGTACCGGAAGTCGCTTGCCCGGTTGACGTTCAACCGGGACCTTAAAGATAGGGTTTTTAGGGATTCCCGGGAGGTGCGGCACGACGGGAATCGGAGGCTGCGGTGATACCTCGGCAGCATCGGATGTGCGTTGGGGGCATCGGTGACGCGTCGGAAGCATCGGTGACGCGTCGGAAGCATCGGGGGCCGGCAGCTTATCTTTCGTTGCCCAGCCCGTTGAGGAATGCTTTGAATTCCGGGGTGTCGTAATCGCGCATGCCTTCAAACCGGTAAATCGTATCCATTTGCGGCGGGACCAGGAAGGTCACCGGGATACTGCGGGAATATAGATATCCGGGCTCGGCGGATGCCAGGGTATATACAGGGAAGGCATACCCTTTGCGCGCCTTGAAGGCCTTTGCCGTTTCAAAATCGGCATCCGTGGAGATCATCACAAAGGCGATGTCGCCGCCGGATGCTTCGTACAGGCTTTCGATTCCGGGCATTTCCGCGATGCAGGGGGCGCACCACGTAGCCCATTTGTTGATAAATGCCGTTTGGTTGCCCATGGCTTCCGGGAGGGATACCACGCGGCCCGTTTCATCTACCAGCTGCAGTTCCCGGGCCATATCCGGGGTAAAAGGCTGGGGGGTAAAAACATCGGGGTGCACGGAACGGGGGGTCCGCAGGCCCCATTCGAGCAGCCGGTAATTGATTCCCTGTACCAGGCGCTTGTGGGTGCCGGTGGCGATGAGAATAGCTGCAATGGCCAACAGCAAACCGATGCGAATCCCTGTTCTTTTTGAAAGTTTCATGCTTTTCCCGATGACGCACTTTGCTTCACAAAAGTACATGGAATTTCCCGGGGCGCCGATTGCGATTTCCACGGGCCTTCCAATAATCTCGCGTACTTCGGCTTGGGGGGCTGCATTTCCGGCTGGAATTGTATTTTTAACCCCCAAAACCACCCCACATGAAAATTATATCCTGGAACGTCAATGGCATCCGCGCAATTTCCGGCAAGGGATTCGCCGGGCATATTGAAGACCTGGACCCGGATGTCCTGTGTTTGCAGGAGATCAAGGCAGATACCGAAATCGTGGAGGAGATAGCCGGTCAGCTCCCGGGATACGCTGTTCACGTACACCCGGCTGAAAAAAAAGGGTATTCCGGTACGGCCCTGCTGCTTAAGAATGCGGAAGCGGGGGTAGACCGCGGGCCGGAAACCGACCTGCTTCAGGGCGAAGGCCGCATTCTGCGAGCGGACCTCGGTGATTTCAACCTGGTAAATACGTATGTTCCGAACTCTGGAGCCAACCTGAAACGACTGGATTTCCGGGAAGAATGGGATGCGGCCTTCCTGGAATACCTCAACGGGCTGCGCGACCACAAACCGCTGGTTCTCTGTGGCGACCTGAACGTGGCGCACCGGCCGATAGACCTGAAAAACGACAAGGCCAACTACAACAAGACGGCCGGGTATACCCAACGGGAGATCGACGGAATGGACCGGCTGCATCAGAGCGGCCTGATCGACATCTTCCGGAAACGCCACCCGGACGAGGTGGCCTATACTTACTGGAGTTACCGTTTTGGCGCCCGGAAACGCAATGTGGGGTGGCGGCTCGATTATTTCCTGATCAGCCCCGAGTTGGAAGGCCGCGTTGCCGGTACGCCCATTTATCACAACATTGAAGGTTCGGACCACTGTCCGATTGGATTGGAGTTGGATGCCTGAGTGATTATCGGGCTATGACATTTATCATAGCCCCCTGGCAGGTAAATTATTATATTGTTCATTAATCAACATAAGATGCCAGTCTCCATGAAATCAAACACATCTGAACATATCGGAAACCTGGGAGACCGCGAGGCTCGGGAAGTGCTCCGTCGGAATTTTATCGGCTCGCTCGCTTACCTGGCCCAGGGCGCGCCCCATGTACTTCCCATTACGTATTTCTACGACGAAGAATCCGGCTTCCTCATCAGTTACAGTTCAGAGGGCCATAAAATTAGGGCAATGCGGGAGAACCCTGCAGTGGCCCTTGGCGTATACGAAATGGATACCGGGGCGCGATGGAAATCCGTCATGGTCCACGGCAGCTACCTGGAGTTGAGTCAAATCGACGCCAAAACCTACCTCAAGCGATTCTCCGGGGGAATCCGGAAGATACTGGCAGCCCGGGGTGTTGACGGCCAGGCGTTCATCCAGGATTTTTCGAGTAAGGCGCGTGACGGCCAGATCCCACTGGTCTATTGTATCCGTATCGAGGACTGGACGGGGAAATGCCGCCATTCCTAAGGCGCGCCTCCGGGCTGTCCAACCTCCCCTGAGCCAACCTATCCGTACGGCCGGTTGCCCGGTCTGCCCGAAATAGTTACATTTAAGGAATTCCAACAGTCGGACACCTATGGATAAAGATTCCCGCCAGGCGCATGCCACCCGTTATTGGAAAGCCAACCTCAGAATTGTCGCAGTACTCCTGCTTATTTGGTTTGCCGTTTCTTTCGGTGCAGGCATCCTGTTGCGCGAGTGGTTGGACCAGTTTCGCCTGGGCGGTTTTGGCCTGGGGTTCTGGTTCGCCCAGCAAGGGTCCATCTATGTTTTTGTAGTCCTGATTTTCGTCTACGTCTACCTGATGAACCGGCTGGACGCCAAATACCGATTCGACGGATAACCATGCAATCCAACCAAACTTTGTAAGCCTTGGACGTTCAAACCTGGACCTACCTGCTGGTCGCCCTTTCCTTTGCCCTGTACATCGGCATCGCCATTTGGTCGCGTGCCGCATCCACCAAAGATTTTTACGTCGCCGGGGGAGGCGTTTCCCCCCTGGCCAACGGGATGGCCACCGCCGCCGACTGGATGTCGGCCGCGTCGTTTATCTCCATGGCCGGCATCATCGCCTTTGCGGGATACGACGGCTCGGTATACCTGATGGGGTGGACAGGCGGCTACGTGTTGCTCGCCCTGTTGCTGGCCCCTTACCTGCGGAAATTCGGGCGCTTTACGGTTCCCGATTTTATCGGGGAGCGCTATTACAGCAAAACGGCCCGGATTGTTGCGGTGATGTGTGCGCTCCTGGTGTCCTTTACCTATGTAGCCGGGCAAATGCGCGGGGTGGGGGTGGTCTTTTCCCGTTTCCTGGAAGTGGATATCAACACGGGGGTAATCATCGGGATGGTGATTGTACTGTTTTACGCAGTCCTCGGGGGTATGAAGGGGATTACCTATACGCAGGTGGCCCAGTATTGCGTACTGATCTTTGCCTTTATGGTACCGGCCATATTTATCTCCATCCAGATGACCGGGAACCCCGTCCCGCAAATCGGTATGGGATCTGCCCTTGCCGACGGGTCGGGCACCTACCTGCTCGATAAACTGGACGGGCTCTCCACGGAACTCGGCTTTGCCGCTTACACAGACGGGACCAAGAGCCTGACCGACATTTTCTGCATCACCCTGGCCCTGATGGTGGGAACGGCCGGCCTGCCGCATGTGATCGTCCGGTTCTTTACCGTGCGCCGCGTTCGGGACGCGCGGAAATCGGCCGGCCTGGCCCTGTTGTTTATCGCCATCCTCTATACCACGGCCCCGGCCGTTTCGGTTTTTGCCAAAACCAACCTGCTTAAGACAGTCAGCGACCGGCCCTATGAGGAAATGCCTGCCTGGTTCAAAAACTGGGAGAAAACGGGATTGCTGGTTTTCGAGGATAAGAATGCCGACGGGCGGGTGCAGTATGTGGCCGGGGAATCCAACGAATTGATAGTAGACCGGGATATTATGGTGCTGGCCAACCCGGAGATTGCCGCCCTGCCCGCCTGGGTGATTGCCCTGGTGGCCGCCGGGGGTCTCGCTGCAGCGCTTTCCACGGCTGCGGGCCTGTTGCTGGTGATCAGTTCCTCGATTTCCCACGACCTGATCAAGAATGTCTTCCGTCCCGACATCACCGAAAAGCAGGAACTTTGGCTGGCCCGGGGGGCCGCGACGGTTGCTGTGGTCATTGCCGGGTATTTCGGGATCAACCCGCCGGACTTTGTCGCAGCGGTGGTGGCCCTGGCTTTTGGCCTGGCCGCCGCCTCCTTTTTTCCGGCCATCCTCCTGGGCATATTTTACAAACGGATGAATAGCAAGGGGGCCGTTTCCGGCATGGTTGTGGGCATTTCCCTGATGCTGTTCTACATGCTGAAATTTAAATTCGGACTCTTTGACGGGGGGAAAGAGGCGGTGGACGCCCTGGAACCCGAGTGGTGGTTCGGGGTTTCCCCGGAAGGCTTTGGTTCCCTGGCCATGGTGGCCAATTTTGCCACGGCCCTGCTGGTGAATGCCTTTACGGCACCTCCCCCTCAAGATGTGCAGGACCTGGTGGAAAATATCCGCACCCCTGAGGGCGCACCGCCTGCCGGCGGGCACTGAAACCCCGGGCCAATTTCCAATCTTTTGCTACCTTTAAACCCCGCCGGTTTCTTCGCGGGACAAACTAAATAAACACCATGAGTAACTACCATATCAAACACCTGGAGGAGTATTTCCAGGTGTATCGCAAATCTGTACGGGACCCGGAAGCCTTTTGGGAGGAAATCGCCGAAGAGCACTTTGTCTGGCGAAAGAAATGGGACCGGGTTTTGCGCTGGGACTTCAAGAAACCCGAAGTGGCCTGGTTTGAAGGAGCCCGGCTGAATATTACCGAAAACTGCCTGGACCGGCACCTGCCTGTGCGGGGCGATAAAACCGCTATCCTCTTTGAGCCCAACGACCCGTCCGGGGAGGCCCAGCACATCACCTATAAGGAATTGCACGAACGCGTGTGCCGGATGGCCAATGTACTGAAGGAACACGGCGTGAAAAAGGGCGACCGCATCTGCATCTACCTGCCTATGATCCCGGAACTGGCCGTCGCTGTACTGGCCTGTGCGCGGATCGGGGCCATCCACTCCGTGGTTTTTGCCGGTTTCTCCTCCAACGCGCTGGCTACCCGTATCAACGACAGCGATTGCAAACTGGTCATCACCTCCGACGGTTCTTACCGGGGTGCAAAAACCCTCAACTTGAAAAGTATCGTGGATACGGCCCTGGAAGATTGCCCGGGGGTGGATACCGTACTGGTGGCGCGGCGCACCGGGGAAGAGGTAGCCATGAAGGACGGCCGGGACAAATGGCTGCAGCCCCTGTTGGACGAGGCGTATGCGGATTGCGTGGCCGAAATCATGGATGCGGAAGACCCGCTCTTTATCCTGTATACCTCCGGTTCCACCGGCAAACCCAAGGGGATGGTACACAGTTGCGGGGGGTATATGGTCTACACGGCCTATACTTTTAAGAATATTTTCCAGTACCGGGAACAGGACGTGTACTGGTGCACGGCGGATATTGGTTGGATTACCGGCCATTCCTACATCGTCTACGGCCCGCTGGCCAACGGGGCTACCACGGTGATGTTTGAGGGGGTGCCTTCCTATCCGGACTACGGCCGGTTCTGGGAGGTGGTGGAAAAACACCGGGTTAACCAGTTTTATACGGCACCCACGGCCATCCGCGCCCTGGCCAAGGAAAGCCTGGACTATGTGGAGAAGTACGACCTGTCTTCCCTGAAGGTCCTGGGCTCTGTGGGGGAACCCATCAACGAGGAAGCCTGGCACTGGTACAACAACAACATCGGGCGGAACAAGTGCCCGATTGTGGATACCTGGTGGCAGACCGAAACCGGGGGGATCATGATCAGCCCCATCCCGTTTGTCACCCCCACCACGCCCACCTTTGCTACCCTGCCGTTTATCGGCATCCAGCCGGCCCTGATGGACGAGGAAGGGAATGAGATCAAGGGGAACCAGGTAAGCGGCCGTTTGTGCATCAAATTCCCATGGCCCTCCATGGCCCGTACCATCTGGGGCAACCACGATCGCTACCGGGACACCTATTTCTCGGCCTATGCGGACAAATACTTTACAGGGGACGGCGCCTCAAGGGACGCCGTGGGTTATTACCGGATTACGGGTCGCGTGGACGATGTGATCATCGTGAGCGGACACAACCTGGGGACTGCGCCCATCGAGGACAGCATCAACGAACACCCGGCTGTGGCCGAATCGGCCATTGTGGGCTTTCCCCACGACGTCAAGGGGAACGCGCTCTATGGGTTTGTCATCCTTAAGGAAACCGGGGAATCCCGGAACCGGGAAAACCTGCACAAGGAAATCAACCAGCAGATCACCGAACAGATCGGCCCGATTGCCAAGCTGGACAAGATCCAGTTTGTCCCCGGCCTGCCCAAGACCCGGAGCGGCAAGATCATGCGTCGGATCC
This genomic window from Robiginitalea biformata HTCC2501 contains:
- a CDS encoding xanthine dehydrogenase family protein molybdopterin-binding subunit codes for the protein MAGSNSKKGVSRRQFVVRTLLGGAGIALGTTYLLRNPLRRKFNAFIDKGDVPYLGAPDDPALWFEITPENHIILNSPKVEMGQGVFTGLAQIAAEELGADYAQIRVVHAPTASGNVDEVATGGSTSIRSLWPVLRELSAALREMLKQGAAQLWDVPVDGLVAEGGRIRSENRSMSFGEVIASLDHWEVPDNPPLRQASDFKCIGEPLPRTDLADKVFGAPIYGLDTEMPEMLYGAVARPSHIGARFASADTSEAEGMPGVVKICLEPDFVGVVATSALAAENARNAIRVTWNAETHWQTRDIEALVQVGKGTPYVIQKRGNPKRVFESGDRTSVRAEFKSPIGAHAQLEPNGALAYVEPNAATVILSTQVPGHTRGQIARRLGLDKEQVNLVPTHLGGGFGRRLNTSHAIEAAVLSKAVGKPVKCVFSRQEEFQNDEFRPPSHMVAEACLSESGDIAAFEFNTSSGSVIYSFGPLPGIARNLIGSDFGAWRGGLIQYGRIPDYRSVSWFVELPFATASWRGLGLLTNTFALESFMDELAEKAGRDPVEFRLAHIADDVAGNRLKAVIRAAAERSGYRNTAEGDTAMGLAASTDAGSPVAHVAEVTLKDGAIRVLKVTCAFDPGLVINPDQVQAQCEGSIIMGLSAALYEEMYVEDGELLPVIYGPYRMARMQDAPREIDVVLLQGDEAPGAVGEPPMGPIAAAIANAVYRLTGNRPRELPLRV
- a CDS encoding (2Fe-2S)-binding protein; the encoded protein is MTLRLLVNGEERTIQLENGQIPLLSVIRDYLGLKGTKFGCGKAACGACTIHIEGRGVRSCTYPAAMAEGKSITTIEGLGSREAPHPVQQAWIEEVVPQCGYCQPGFMMATAALLRENPAPTNDDIDKAITNICRCGTYFRMRRAIHRAATLVTEGKDSDPDRAAEKVPSRPDIKKTAQK
- a CDS encoding response regulator codes for the protein MYKQIYLVDDENLVNTINTIHFRQLGLEDKVRSFTNPELALDDLRFREDTSQRTLILLDVNMPEMTGFEFLEFMELEEFGTNNEVLLVTSSDSQEDMETARQFAQYVKGFITKPLRIDHLEAYLQQASIPSRLVG
- a CDS encoding sugar phosphate isomerase/epimerase family protein; this encodes MLKHSISFVLSSCCLFAALLVSSCGGDAGQPAPGATLYTVRNLMDEDPKGTLKQVADIGYVNIEGTNYADGKFYGMEPEEFKSYLGELGLQPLSVHQGGVTMENADQMIADTKAAGFRYFVIPVPPMGHFTFDPETRTLGMQGTIQEVTDIINTLAEKCDAAGLELLYHNHDFEFKPNEEGIVPIEYMLENTDPDLVNFQMDLYWVTRAGADPLAYFDKYPGRFKIWHVKDMDEQGRFAPVGTGTIDFASILAAKEKAGMEYYIVEQDMTFDGMEPLEAITTSFKNLEEIGFR
- a CDS encoding TlpA family protein disulfide reductase, whose protein sequence is MKLSKRTGIRIGLLLAIAAILIATGTHKRLVQGINYRLLEWGLRTPRSVHPDVFTPQPFTPDMARELQLVDETGRVVSLPEAMGNQTAFINKWATWCAPCIAEMPGIESLYEASGGDIAFVMISTDADFETAKAFKARKGYAFPVYTLASAEPGYLYSRSIPVTFLVPPQMDTIYRFEGMRDYDTPEFKAFLNGLGNER
- a CDS encoding exodeoxyribonuclease III, which gives rise to MKIISWNVNGIRAISGKGFAGHIEDLDPDVLCLQEIKADTEIVEEIAGQLPGYAVHVHPAEKKGYSGTALLLKNAEAGVDRGPETDLLQGEGRILRADLGDFNLVNTYVPNSGANLKRLDFREEWDAAFLEYLNGLRDHKPLVLCGDLNVAHRPIDLKNDKANYNKTAGYTQREIDGMDRLHQSGLIDIFRKRHPDEVAYTYWSYRFGARKRNVGWRLDYFLISPELEGRVAGTPIYHNIEGSDHCPIGLELDA
- a CDS encoding pyridoxamine 5'-phosphate oxidase family protein, with translation MKSNTSEHIGNLGDREAREVLRRNFIGSLAYLAQGAPHVLPITYFYDEESGFLISYSSEGHKIRAMRENPAVALGVYEMDTGARWKSVMVHGSYLELSQIDAKTYLKRFSGGIRKILAARGVDGQAFIQDFSSKARDGQIPLVYCIRIEDWTGKCRHS
- a CDS encoding DUF4212 domain-containing protein; the encoded protein is MDKDSRQAHATRYWKANLRIVAVLLLIWFAVSFGAGILLREWLDQFRLGGFGLGFWFAQQGSIYVFVVLIFVYVYLMNRLDAKYRFDG
- a CDS encoding sodium:solute symporter family protein codes for the protein MDVQTWTYLLVALSFALYIGIAIWSRAASTKDFYVAGGGVSPLANGMATAADWMSAASFISMAGIIAFAGYDGSVYLMGWTGGYVLLALLLAPYLRKFGRFTVPDFIGERYYSKTARIVAVMCALLVSFTYVAGQMRGVGVVFSRFLEVDINTGVIIGMVIVLFYAVLGGMKGITYTQVAQYCVLIFAFMVPAIFISIQMTGNPVPQIGMGSALADGSGTYLLDKLDGLSTELGFAAYTDGTKSLTDIFCITLALMVGTAGLPHVIVRFFTVRRVRDARKSAGLALLFIAILYTTAPAVSVFAKTNLLKTVSDRPYEEMPAWFKNWEKTGLLVFEDKNADGRVQYVAGESNELIVDRDIMVLANPEIAALPAWVIALVAAGGLAAALSTAAGLLLVISSSISHDLIKNVFRPDITEKQELWLARGAATVAVVIAGYFGINPPDFVAAVVALAFGLAAASFFPAILLGIFYKRMNSKGAVSGMVVGISLMLFYMLKFKFGLFDGGKEAVDALEPEWWFGVSPEGFGSLAMVANFATALLVNAFTAPPPQDVQDLVENIRTPEGAPPAGGH
- the acs gene encoding acetate--CoA ligase, whose amino-acid sequence is MSNYHIKHLEEYFQVYRKSVRDPEAFWEEIAEEHFVWRKKWDRVLRWDFKKPEVAWFEGARLNITENCLDRHLPVRGDKTAILFEPNDPSGEAQHITYKELHERVCRMANVLKEHGVKKGDRICIYLPMIPELAVAVLACARIGAIHSVVFAGFSSNALATRINDSDCKLVITSDGSYRGAKTLNLKSIVDTALEDCPGVDTVLVARRTGEEVAMKDGRDKWLQPLLDEAYADCVAEIMDAEDPLFILYTSGSTGKPKGMVHSCGGYMVYTAYTFKNIFQYREQDVYWCTADIGWITGHSYIVYGPLANGATTVMFEGVPSYPDYGRFWEVVEKHRVNQFYTAPTAIRALAKESLDYVEKYDLSSLKVLGSVGEPINEEAWHWYNNNIGRNKCPIVDTWWQTETGGIMISPIPFVTPTTPTFATLPFIGIQPALMDEEGNEIKGNQVSGRLCIKFPWPSMARTIWGNHDRYRDTYFSAYADKYFTGDGASRDAVGYYRITGRVDDVIIVSGHNLGTAPIEDSINEHPAVAESAIVGFPHDVKGNALYGFVILKETGESRNRENLHKEINQQITEQIGPIAKLDKIQFVPGLPKTRSGKIMRRILRKIAAGQTDDLGDISTLLNPEVVQEIIDQAEV